The segment cctctgtgtgtgttcctttgcTCGTTGAGGTGGACTCTCGAGAGCTGCAGTCCAGCGCTGAGGAGGTTCTCTTCACTGTGAGAGTCAGTGAGTGGGATTCGGTCCGGCTCTTCTGCTGTCTCTACCTGGAGCAGGGTTCTCCTTACAGTCCGTTCAGTCCCTATCTGAAGTTGGAAACCCCAAAGGGTGAGTCTGAGTCTTGAGTTTGTTGTTCAAATGCATTTCTTGATCCAAATGGGGCATCGGCTGATTCAAACCTCCGGGTCCTGACGCAGGCCGACTCCGATCCAGTAGTGGATCTGCCCCGTTTCCGCTTTGACGTGGAAGTTTGTGTGCAGCGCCTCCGTTCAGTCTGCACCCCCCCAAGTGATCCGATGCGTGGTATAACATAATAAACACTTCCTTCCACTGCGCTccgacccccgacccccccctcccacagaaCAACACCGTTGCATGCAGGTGCTCGCCGCGGTGCCTCATTGTCCTCGgctctgtgggtgtgtgcagCCAGCAGTGGTTACATCCTGCGCTTCATATAGAAACcccacacctacacacagaaacatcaaACACAATGTGTGCGCAGCTTCCCCGGGTGACggttaaaaaaaggaagcgTGTTTGGCAACTGGGGCCAACTATTTTTCTTCTCTCGCATGGCTCACATGACTGCTGTGCCAAGGGAGCAATGTTGTGGAGATCATGGGcccttctccctttctctcccaggTACTGCCCCCGCCTGCTCGTTGCCCCCTCCCGTGTTGTCCGTGGATCCGCCCGGCGGCGCGGTAAAGCGCGGGGACACGCTGTCCTTCACGTGCTCGGCCCCCGTCCCCTCCGGGTCCCGCTCCCGGCCGAGCCACGGCGAGGCGCTGACCTTCCTCCTGCTGGGGGCCGCCGAGCGgacggggccgccgccgccggtcGTCCTCGAGCCTCGGTCCAGTCGGGGGTCGAGCGCCGGACCCCAGCCGGGGGTCTTCAGCGTGGGGCCGGTgagcggaggagaggggggaggctaCAAGTGCATTTACCAGGTCACAAGAGGGTCGTTGGTCAACTCGAGCGTCAGTAACGTGGTTCACATCACTATCACAGGTGAGGATGACCCACACACCCAATGGAGCCCAACCCTCAGCATCCCTGTTGTTTATCTTGTCGCTACATTGAGATATATTGCTTAATATTATGTTCTTTTGATTCAATTGCTCCAAGTCAATCAATCGTTGTGCTGTGATTATGTTTTCATGCGTTTTTAATTTAACTGATGCACCTTTTAATGTGGTTTTCACATTTGGGAATAGTATTGAAacgtttttttgcttttaacaatcaattgttgtgtttttaaaatcactTGACATATTTTATTGGCTTTAATTGCTTCTTTTATCCCAAtgacacaaacatgttcaaCTTATAATTATATAACACAAATATTCACTTTTTAGAGGGTGGAATTTGTCTCTCTTTTGCCTCAAGAACAACATCCATATTGTAAATTCTGGCTGATGTTTTTCACGTGATGTTGCTTCCAGACGCCTTGCCGGTTCCCACCctcgtcctccagcagcagacggGCGCGTGGCGTTTGCGCTGCACGGGCCCGCCCGCCTATCCCGGCGCTGTGTTTTCCCTCTACCCGGCTGCTTCCAACGTTCCTGTCGCCACTCAACGCGCCGCCAACCATCAGGTCACCTTCCAAGTGCCTGTCCAGGACACCCCAGTGGCTTCTTACCAGTGCCAGTACGATGTGCCGCTGGGAAGCCAGTGGGCAAAGTCAGAGCGCAGCCTCCCATTGGCTGTAACCAGAGGTGCAGATTCACGCAGGCGCGGTTTGTGTGTGGTCTTATTGAAGCACAATCTGACatgaaatgtgaatgtttgGTTCTTTTCTCATCTTTACAGGATTTCCCGATCCATCGCCAACAGGTAGAACTACAACAACATGTCATTATTCTATTTGGGTGTTATAATCTGTTTGTAATTGCAACTGGCAGGAggtaaaaggaaagaaaatgagtCCGACTGATGATGTCTTCAGATTTGCCCGCTGTGGACTGGCCTCTGGTGTTGGGCTCCTTCTCGGCCGGAGTGTTGTTTCTCGCCGTGGTGGCACTCGTGGTTGTGGTTTCACACAGGAAAGGTATGACaaataatctttattttctCACATGATAAACTTGCAACGTCATGAAGCTTATTgtgtcctctttcttctcttttttttccaagtcaAAGCAGTAgccgaggaaaaaaagagaaggtatTTTTCAGTCCACACTTAGTTTCAAAGGTCAAAtgacaaaatcatttttttatagATTCTTTGAGAAATTAATAGTCTGAGAGGAACTAACAACGGTGTTACTTTGAggaaaatgaatgtgaaatgtaGCTTTATTAAGTCCTTTATAATAGTGTATGGTCTGTGAACCTCTCGCAAATTGATAACATCTTTTTCAGATTACAGTCTTGCCTTCTTTCAGCCccgatttgtttttattgagctgattttaacattttgaaatgtttcattatTGCTTTCGAGAGTTGGCATTGTTGACTAAAATATGGCTGTGTCGAACTGTTTCAGGCAGGATGCTCAGTTCTGGACTAAAGTTCATGCCAAGGACCATGTCGTAGGTGAGTTTTACGACCATACAAACTTGATCATTCACTCGCCTTAAATTTGCTTTGA is part of the Pungitius pungitius chromosome 9, fPunPun2.1, whole genome shotgun sequence genome and harbors:
- the LOC119217694 gene encoding immunoglobulin superfamily member 1-like; this encodes MCLLSLSSLLHMSKMQVACGGQSLWIFLLFTSLQLWGRLSASASTAAPLPPPPPPTLFIHSRSKCATVVACRAPAGHRGDTFMLFRENREKVDSRELQSSAEEVLFTVRVSEWDSVRLFCCLYLEQGSPYSPFSPYLKLETPKGTAPACSLPPPVLSVDPPGGAVKRGDTLSFTCSAPVPSGSRSRPSHGEALTFLLLGAAERTGPPPPVVLEPRSSRGSSAGPQPGVFSVGPVSGGEGGGYKCIYQVTRGSLVNSSVSNVVHITITDALPVPTLVLQQQTGAWRLRCTGPPAYPGAVFSLYPAASNVPVATQRAANHQVTFQVPVQDTPVASYQCQYDVPLGSQWAKSERSLPLAVTRGFPDPSPTDLPAVDWPLVLGSFSAGVLFLAVVALVVVVSHRKVKAVAEEKKRRQDAQFWTKVHAKDHVVDLTLRRTSFPTQEWERLDSTTETASRSPLWNAHSTFTTPIR